From a single Kitasatospora azatica KCTC 9699 genomic region:
- the folP gene encoding dihydropteroate synthase yields MNNPLPGLPALDRCAVMGVVNVTPDSFSDGGLWLDPAAAVAHGRQLVALGADLVDVGGESTRPGSQRVTEQEELRRVLPVVRELAAAGVVVSVDTMRASVAERALAAGALLVNDVSGGLADPDMARVVADSGAPFVVMHWRGQSADMDALAVYQDVVREVVAELTVRIEALLAAGVKEEQLILDPGLGFAKTSEHNWALLGGLDALTALGRPVLVAASRKRFLGTLLADPETGQPRPARQRDDATAAVSALSARAGAWAVRVHDVAGTADAVRVVAAWRAAGAS; encoded by the coding sequence ATGAACAACCCGCTGCCCGGCCTGCCCGCCCTCGACCGCTGCGCCGTGATGGGCGTCGTCAACGTGACCCCCGACTCCTTCTCGGACGGCGGGCTCTGGCTGGATCCGGCCGCTGCGGTGGCGCACGGCCGGCAGCTGGTGGCGCTGGGCGCGGACCTGGTGGACGTCGGCGGCGAGTCGACCCGGCCCGGCTCGCAGCGGGTCACCGAGCAGGAGGAGCTGCGCCGGGTGCTCCCGGTGGTCCGCGAGCTGGCCGCCGCGGGTGTGGTGGTCTCGGTGGACACCATGCGGGCGAGCGTCGCCGAGCGGGCCCTGGCGGCCGGCGCGCTGCTGGTCAACGACGTCTCCGGTGGTCTGGCCGACCCCGACATGGCCCGGGTGGTGGCCGACAGCGGCGCCCCGTTCGTGGTGATGCACTGGCGCGGTCAGTCGGCCGACATGGACGCCCTGGCGGTCTACCAGGACGTGGTGCGCGAGGTGGTGGCCGAGCTGACGGTGCGGATCGAGGCGCTGCTCGCGGCCGGGGTCAAGGAGGAGCAGCTGATCCTGGATCCCGGACTCGGATTCGCCAAGACCAGCGAGCACAACTGGGCGCTGCTGGGAGGTTTGGACGCGCTGACCGCCTTGGGCCGCCCGGTTCTGGTTGCGGCATCGCGCAAGCGGTTCCTGGGTACGCTGCTCGCCGACCCGGAAACCGGGCAGCCGCGGCCGGCCCGGCAGCGGGACGACGCCACGGCCGCGGTCTCGGCGTTGTCGGCCCGGGCCGGGGCCTGGGCGGTGCGGGTGCACGACGTGGCGGGCACCGCGGACGCCGTTCGGGTGGTGGCCGCCTGGCGGGCTGCCGGGGCGAGCTGA
- a CDS encoding nuclear transport factor 2 family protein, producing MTGDSLSNGGTAASLEADREAVLAANQRLYEALENGDLEAIEEVWLSAADADDKTGVVCVHPGWPVLRGRAQVTRSYLLIMMNTEYIQFFLTDVEVEVQGDVALVTCTENILSGGESEEEGELGPLVGGKVVSTNLFRRTAAGWRLWSHHGSPVLTSGDDEDED from the coding sequence GTGACTGGTGACTCGCTGAGCAACGGTGGGACCGCAGCGTCGTTGGAGGCCGACCGCGAAGCCGTGCTGGCGGCCAACCAGCGGCTGTACGAGGCGCTGGAGAACGGCGACCTGGAGGCCATCGAGGAGGTCTGGCTGTCGGCGGCGGACGCCGACGACAAGACCGGCGTGGTCTGCGTCCACCCCGGCTGGCCGGTGCTGCGCGGGCGGGCCCAGGTCACCCGCTCTTATCTGCTGATCATGATGAACACGGAGTACATCCAGTTCTTCCTGACCGATGTCGAGGTCGAGGTGCAGGGCGATGTCGCGCTGGTCACCTGCACCGAGAACATCCTCTCCGGCGGTGAGTCGGAGGAGGAGGGCGAGCTCGGCCCGCTGGTCGGCGGCAAGGTGGTGTCCACCAACCTGTTCCGTCGCACGGCGGCCGGCTGGCGGCTCTGGTCGCACCACGGATCGCCGGTGCTGACCAGCGGTGACGACGAGGACGAGGACTGA
- the folB gene encoding dihydroneopterin aldolase gives MDRVTLRGLRARGHHGVFERERIEGQTFVVDLVLYLDTRPAASGDDLARTAHYGVVAEEVTAIIAGEPVDLIETLAQRIADQCLKHDAVEEVEVTVHKPDAPITVPFDDVTITIHRSRT, from the coding sequence CTGGACCGCGTCACCCTGCGGGGCCTGCGTGCCCGCGGCCACCACGGCGTCTTCGAGCGCGAGCGGATCGAGGGGCAGACCTTCGTGGTCGACCTGGTCCTCTACCTCGACACCCGCCCGGCCGCCTCCGGCGACGACCTCGCCCGCACGGCCCACTACGGGGTCGTCGCGGAGGAGGTCACCGCGATCATCGCCGGCGAGCCGGTGGACCTGATCGAGACGTTGGCCCAGCGGATCGCCGACCAGTGCCTCAAGCACGACGCGGTGGAGGAGGTCGAGGTCACCGTGCACAAGCCGGACGCACCGATCACCGTGCCGTTCGACGACGTGACCATCACCATCCATCGGAGCCGCACGTGA